AGGCTGAAAATGGTTCCCGGTGCGATCGCAATGTTTGCCTGTGAGGCCAGTTCGTAGAATTTCTGGCAGTCAAACGGAGGCGGGAAACTCAGCCAGACCACATACCCACCATCCGGGTCGGACACTTGTGTCTGCTTTGGAAAGGCCTGTTTGATCGCCGCGATCATCGCTGTTTTTCGGCTTTGCAATGTGGTCCGCAGTTTTCTCAAGTGGTTGTCGTAGCCACCATGCAGTAAATAATGGCTGATCCCGAGCTGCGCGGGCACGCTGCTGGAAATGGTCGACAGAAACTGCTGACGCTGAATCTGATCACTCAGCTTGCCGGCCACAACCCAGCCAATCCGGAATCCCGGAGACAGGCATTTCGAAAAGGAACTGCACAGCAGGACCCGATTCTGCGGGTCAAACGCTTTTGCCGGTAAGGGCTTTTGTTCACTGAAGTACAGCTCCGAATACACATCATCTTCAATCAGATACGCCTCGTGGCGATTCAGCAGTGATACCAGACGTTGTTTTTGTGCATTGCTGAGGCTGTAACCGAGTGGGTTCTGAAAATTGGTCATCAGCCAGCAGGCTTTGACCGGATAGGCCGCCAGCTTTTCTTCCAGCACATCCAAATCGAGCCCGGAGGTCACGGAAGCCGGGATTTCAACCGGGATCAGTTTCAACCGTTCGATGGCCTGCAATGCACCGTAAAAAGTGGGCGATTCAATCGCGACGTAATCGCCGGGCTGGGTAACCACCTGCAAACTCAGATTCAAGGCTTCCAGCCCACCGGTTGTAATTACAATGTCATCTGGTTTCACCGAGAGCCCTTGCTGGACATACCGCTGGGCGATCAGGCGGCGTAATTCGTAGCTGCCTGGGGGCAGATTGGTGAGCGCACTGTTCTCTTTCATCTTTCGGGAGGCGCTGGCCAGGCTGCGGACCAGTTCCTGCTGCGGAAACAGGTTGGCTTCCGGAAAGGCTGAACTGAAAGGCATGAAATCGCTGCTTTTGGTGCGTTGAAACACATCATAAAGCAGGTCGTTAATTCGCATCGGGGGGTGTCCGGTGGAGGCGTTTCACCTTCTGCCCGGATCACTTGCCTGATATTCGTTGCGACCAGATACCCCGATTGAGGCTTCGCAACCAGCCAACCTTCGGTTTCAAGTAATTGATAGGCCTGAAGAACGGTCGCAGTGCTGACCTGAGCCTGACGACTACAGGCCCGGACCGATGGTATCTTCTCGCCGGATCGCCAGATCTGTTCACGGATTTGTTGTTTCAGTTGTAAAGCAAGTGACTGATATTTATTCATTTCTCTGAGGGTGTTTCAGTGTTTGAGTGAACATAGCATGTGGCTGCGCGAACACAAGCCTGAACAACGGAAACTGATGCGTGAATTGGGTTTGAGGTGATGGGAAGGTGATGTAATTCGGATTTGCCGGATCGCCCCCTGCTTTCTAGTGTCAATAAAATGATAAATAACTGTCATCCCGTTTTAGACCGCGTGTCATATACGCGTTTTAGCATAGCTGACGACTAACTGGACTAGTCCAGATTATCTGGGCTCATATGACACAAAAGGAAAAAACATGTCGATAATCAAGCAGCAGATTGGCGTCAGAACCGCAGCGTTTCTGGCCGTAATGGCCATCTCAGGATGTAACACTCAGGATGATCCGACACCGGAAGATAAAAAAGGGCAAGTTGGTGTAGGCCACATTGTGCCAGCCCCGGTCTCTGAGCAGCCTGTCGTGTTTACGATTTATCCCTATTTGCAGCAGCCCACTGCACACAGCATGGCTGTTTTGTTTGAAACCGGGGATGACTCGCCGGAAGTCTGGGTCAGAGCAACCGACAGTGAGGGTGAATTTCTGGTGGTAAAACCTGTGCAGGTTGACCAAACAAACCTCTACAGTGCAAGCATTCAAGGGCTGGTTGCCAGCACGGCTTATGAATACTTTATTGTCAGTGGTGGGAAAGGGAAAAAACTATCGGCTGTTTCAAACCGCTATATCTTCAATACTTATCCTTCAGCAGGTGAAAGTCCTTTACCATTCAATGTCATTGCGATCAGTGATACACAAAATAACAGTACCCTTGGTGCGCTGAACGATATCATCACCAAAGGCGTCATTCCCACGGTCTGTCAGAATCAGGCAGAGCAATGCGCCTCTGAAATTGCGGCGATCACCATTTCCGGTGATATCGTGAACAATGGCTACGATCTGCTTCAGTGGCGTCGCGACTTCTTTGATCAGTTGAAAGCGATCACACCTTATGTGCCGCTGGTCGCTGTACCGGGAAACCATGATTATTACGGTAATACAGAGCTGACGAACTACCGCCATTTCTTCCAGCAACCTGAGAATGGTTCTGTAGGCTATGAAGAACGTTGGTACTGGCTGGATTATGGCAACCTGAGGCTGGTGGGTCTGGACAGTTATCCCATCTCCAAAAATCACGGTCAGTTTCAGGCTGAAATTCTCGGAATTCAGCGGCAATGGCTCAGAGAGTTACTGGTCGATACAGAAAGTAATCAGGATGTCGATTATGTGCTGAGTATGTTCCACCATCCGTGTTTGTCTGAAATGTGGTTGTCAGGTGAAAGTATCGGCAGTTGCGAGATGGTTGCCGAAATGGAAGATTTCAGCCGGAAAACGGGTAAGCTGACGGGGCATTTATTTGGCCACACGCATGCTTATTCGCGTGGGCAGTCGATGGACACATCTCATCTCTGGCTGAATGCTGCGACAGCCGCGGGGTATCGTGAGAAGATCAACGATGACAACTACTATCACAACGACACACGCGACTACGATACGTTTGCCATCAGCCAGAGTGAGTTTGGTTTTAACCTGCTGACGTTCAATCAGGACGCGTCGCCATCCATGAAACTGACCCGCTACAGCGCCACCGTTGCATCGAAAGGGGGCGGTTTTGCCAGCCTGGAAGATACTTTTACGGTGTCGGATACGCTGACAATGCAGACTTCCGTGCAGGCACCGGATGCGCCCCAAGTGTCCGAAGGTCATGGGAATCTGGGGTTGAACCAGTTGAAGCTGGCAATCAGCCACTCGGATCCGGATACAATCTATGAAGTGCAATGGCAACTGAGCAAAAACAGCCAGTTCAGTGAGGGCGTTTTTGATCTCTGGGGGAACCAGACCCGGAGCCATAACATCTGGCCGATGCAGGACGGCACCACGCAAGGCAAGCCGGTGGATACGCAGGCTGGCGCTGATTTAACGAAAGTTAATCTGTCGGATTATTCGGGCAAGCTGAAAATGGGAGTTGATGAAACCTATAAATGGCAGAAACGATCGTCTGAACATTCCCATGACTCATATCGTGATCCGTTTCAGGGCAGTTCAGCGCCTGTGCTGACACTCTTCCCGGGGACACATGGTACTGGCGTGCCCGGGTTCGCAATGAAAACCTGGGATGGTCTGACTGGAGTGATACCGCAACCTTGTCCATCAATGAGGGCGTCACAACCGCACTGCCTTTAGTCAATGGTGGCGCAGAAAATCAGGATCTGACGGGCTGGACTCTTGAGCAAGGCTACTGGCGCGTTCTGGAGCAAATCGACAATATCACCGCATCTGAAGGCCAGTCCTATTTCAGCGCCCGTCCGAACGATTCAACTGCGGGTGGTGCGGCGTATGATGATTTGAGTCAGGTTGTTGATCTCCATCCGTACCAAGAGGCTATCGACCAATCCTCTGCTTTTCTGCGCCTGAGTTTCAGCAGCAACGGCTGGGGAGATGGTGATCATGCTGTCGTTACCTTACAAGCTCAGGACGCGAGCGGAAATAACCTGGGTGAACCCAGCGTGATTCAGACTGAAAGTCAGAAGCAAACCTGGCTTACTCAGACATCCTCAATGCGGATACCGGCCAATGCGCGATCGGTGAAACTGACGCTGCGGGCGGTGAAAAAATCCGGCAGTATGGCAGACGTGCATCTGGATGATTTTCAGCTCTCACTGACGCAGCCTTAATCCGGTGATCGTTTCTTAGGGGAAGAGACGAATGAGCAGGCGGCATCTGTTCCGGGGCCGCCTGATGTCATTGGGCCGCAGAAGCTATCATTTTGAGTCCGAAGATCCCCAGCAACCCGCCTGCAGTCCGGCAAAATGCTTTCTTGAAACTGAGATACACAGATTGTGCTTTTTCAGTGGACAGCAGAATCGCCACACAGGCGTACCAGCCAAAGTTTGATAAAAATACGCCGGCACTTAATACATAAGGTGTCCCGGATGGCACATCAGCAGGCAGCAATGCAGCGAATACGCTGCTGAATACCAGGGCTGTTTTCGGGTTGCACAACTGGGTTGTGAGGCCAAAAACAAACCATGATCCGGCATGCTTTTCTGTATGTTTCGGTGAAGTCTGAGGGGCAGGTTGATCACTGATTTTCCAGATGCGGTAAGCCAGAACGCAGAGGTAAGCTCCGCCCAGAATTTTGAATGTCAGATAAAGTTCAGACACAACCGTCAGCAAGGTGACGAGTCCGAATGAGGCCAGCAATGCAAACACCAGTGCACCACATCCCATCCCCAGCGCCACGGCGATCGCATGAACGCGTGACTGTGACATCGCGCACTGGGCCACGAGCAGGAAAGACGGGCCGGGTGTCATCGCGCCCAGCGTGAGTAAGGCCAAAATTGGCCAAAGGAAATGAAATTCGGACATCTGAATGCTTCTCTGTTGGGTTAACTTTTTGACGAGAACTTTTTCACAAGAACTTTGGTGCTGGATTGCCATATTCAAGGTCAACACGGACGATTCTAACCCGGCAGAATGCTTGCTTTCAATCAATCTCATATCAGAGGTGAAGCGTGTTCAATTGAACAGAACTGTCGGATTTTTTTGATGGTTTTGATAAAGCAGAGTTTTTTTGTTGTGCTACTTTTAATCCGTACAAGAGATAAATGGCAAGTAATCCAGCAGTTTAATGCTTTAAGCGAATAAGGACGCTGAAGTTCAGTGGCACACAGGGAGTCAGGATGAATCAACAACAGAATTTCCATTGGGCCTTATCCGCTTTAGTGCTGCTAAGTTTCAGCACGACGGCTCAGGAGCAGGGGGCCTCTGCGGCGCAGGCAAATAACCCATTGGCGAATATGACGGCGCTGAATTTCCAGAATTATTACATCGGTGATGTTACCGAATCCGATGAAGATGCCAATCAGTTCTGGATTCGCTATGCCAAGCCCGTCTCTGTGGCGGAGACCAACTGGATTGTGCGGGCTTCACTCCCCGTGAATACCTATCCAATCCCGCCCAATGGCAGTCATACGACTGGTATCGGTGATTTCAATATCTTTGCGGCGTATTTAATTGATACTGGTAATCCAGCTGTGAGCTTCGGTGTGGGGCCACAGTTAACAGCGCCCACTGCCAGTAAAGATGAAGTTGGCAGCGAAAAATGGTCTGCGGGCATCGCGAATGTACTTTTTAACGCGAGTTCTGCTGTTTTCCAATACGGTTATTTACTGACCTGGCAAGAAAGCTTTGCTGGTGAAGATGCCAGACAGGATGTAAATGTCGGTGCCTTTCAGCCGTTTGCCTTCTATCAACTGGGCGGCGGTACCTATCTGCGGGCTGCACCAATCTGGGTCTATAACTTTGAAGATGACAGCTACAGCGTGCCGCTTGGCGTTGGTGCGGGTCAGGTGATTAAAAAAGGCAAAACGGTCTACAACGTGTTTGTTGAGCCACAGTTTTCTGTGGCAGATGATGGCGCGGGGTATCCGGACTGGCAAGTTTTTCTAGGATTCAACATGCAGTTTATCGACTAAAGACTGACATCAGTTTAGCCGTGAATGATGGATATTTGTGAATCAGAGTCGCGAAGGAGTCATGCAATGAAAGCAACATCGAATCAAGAATCAACCCCGGATTTCAGATTGAAGCACCGAATCACAACAAGATCGGATGATATGCGTCGGACGGTCCGGCTGGCATCTGTGTTTGTTTTGAGCGCATTACTCGCCCCCGTGGCATTTGCGGCGGAAGAACCAAAGCCCGCGACAGATGCGACCAAATCCGCTAATCAGGCACTGATGGAAGCACTGCCGTTTGAGGATAAAACCAGTTTTGAAAATGCGCACAAAGGTTTTATTGCCGCTTTACCTCAAGAACAAATTAAAGGTGAGCAGGGAAATCTGGTCTGGGATCCGGCGAAGTATGCATTTATCGAAGAAGGGAAAGCGTCTCCGGATACAGTCAACCCCAGTTTGTGGCGTCAGTCGCAACTGATCAATATCTCTGGCTTGTTTGAAGTCACGGAAGGGATTTATCAGATCCGAAATCAGGATCTGTCGAATATGACGATTGTCGAAGGGAAAGAAGGCCTCACCATTTTTGACCCGCTGATTTCGACAGAAACCGCAAAGGTTGCTTTGGATCTGTATTTCGAACATCGTCCGAAAAAACCTGTGGTTGCTGTCGTTTATACCCACAGCCATGTCGATCACTACGGTGGTGTGCGGGGGTTGTGGATGAAGCGGATGTGACATCCGGGAAAGTGAAAATTTATGCGCCTGTTGGCTTTATGGAAGCTGCAGTCGCTGAAAACGTCATGGCAGGGACGGCGATGAGCCGCCGGGCCGCTTACATGTATGGTAACTTGCTGCCACCAAGTCCGACGGGACAAGTGGGTGCAGGCTTAGGGACGACGACTTCAGCAGGAACCGTCTCTTTAATTCCGCCGACAGATATCATTGAAAAAACTGGTGAGACGCGCGTAATCGACGGGCTGACTTACGAGTTTCTGTATGCGCCCGGCTCTGAAGCACCGTCGGAAATGCTCTTTTATATCAAAGAGAAGAAAGCCATCAATGCTGCTGAGGATTCTACGCATACCCTGCACAACACCTATTCTCTGCGTGGTGCGAAAATCCGGGATCCGCTGGCATGGTCGAAATACCTGAACCAAGCGATTCATATGTGGGGTAAGGATGCGAACGTCATGTTTGCCATGCACCACTGGCCTGTCTGGGGCAAGGACAATATTAACAAGCATCTGAAGTCGCAACGTGACCTGTATCGGTTTATTAACGATGAAACGCTTCGAATGGCGAACCAGGGGAAAACCATGGTTGAAATTGCGGAAGATTTCAAATTACCCGATGCGCTGAACACTTATTTTTCAAACCGGGGATATTACGGTTCCATCAATCACAATGTGAAAGCCACTTATGTGTTGTATCTGGGGTGGTTTATCGGGAATCCGGCAACCCTGCATCCTTTAACCCCTGTTGAATCTGCCAAACGTTATGTGGACATGATGGGCGGCACCGATGAATTACTGAAAAAAGCGAAGGCTTACTATGACAAAGGTGAGTATCGCTGGGTGGCGGAAGTGGTGAATCACGCCGTGTTTGCCGATCCGTCCAATCAGGCTGCCAAGAATCTGCAGGCAGACGCGTTGGAGCAAATGGGATATCAGGCAGAAAGTGGCCCTTGGCGTAACTTCTATCTGACGGGTGCCAAAGAGCTGCGGGAAGGGGTGAATAAATTGCCGGTACCCGATACGGCGAGCCCGGATACTGTGAAAGCCATGAGTCTGGATTTGTTCTTTGATTATCTGGCGATGCGGCTGAACAGCGAAAAGGCTGATGGAAAATCCATTGTGCTGAATTTTGATTTCACCGATGTGAAAGAAAAATATTTGCTGGAAATGGAGAATGGTGTTCTGAACCATACTCAGGGGGCTGAATCGAAAGAGGCAGATGTGTCTGTCACACTGGCGAGGACGACTCTCAATGCGATTATGCTGAAGCAAATGAAGCTCGAAGATGCGATCGAAAAAGGTGATGTGAAAATTTCCGGCGATCAGGACAAACTCGGCGAGTTGGTCTCCTATCTGGATAACTTTGATTTCTGGTTCAATATCGTGACGCCATAAGGTTGTTCAGCACGGGTAGTCACGGAACAGGGCACTCGATTTCGAGTGCCCTGTTGTTTCATGGCGAATCACGGTGAGGTCGGTGTTGTGTATCTTCTCCGGCTGTAATAAACAGCATTTTGGCATACTGTTGAATTTTTGCGGTATGCCAGGTGCCTTTTGGCACAAACACGTATGCACCGGGCTGTGACAATTCCACAGCGTGTATGCCTTCAGCCTGTTCAAGCTGAAACACCGCAGCGCCTTCCAGTAAAATGACGACTTCATCGCCTTGCGGATGAATTTCACTGCTAGGCCAGTTTTCTGAAAATTCATATAGGCTCACCAGATACTCGTTGTGAAAATCACCAAGCTGGCCAGCCATCAAGCGAGGCCAGAATGTCTCATCAATGGCTAACTCTTCAATACGGGCATCCGGACGAAGACGCAAACAGTGGTTTGCCAGTTGTCGCGGCTGTTTCATGTTCATGATCTGATCTCCCTGTCCATTCATTGCGCCGAAATACAATACCAATCGCAGTAAATAACTGGTCATCCTAGCTTGTTAAAATGTTCGATCACTGCGTTAGATTTTTTGATTGTAGAATCACTACTTATCTAAAAACCTGCCTTGTTCTCAAACATTTTTCCTGCGCTATTTCTGATCATTGACTTACTTTGATTGGTATAAGACAAAGATAGCAGACGGGTGCATTCATTCCCGATTGTTTCTGATGCGCCATTTAAACTTTGGCTGATTGAATCGTTTTTTACTTACGGTAAGTCGAATGACTATTGAGTCTGATGGAAAACAGTATTTATTATTTCTGAATGGTTCGGTTTTAAAGTGAATGATTTATCGCTGCAGATGCGGAAGTATTCGAAGAGAGAACTATTAGTTTGATCACATTTTTAATTTTATTTCCTGATTTTTTAGCAGCATGTTATTTCATCGATTGATGAACTGAAAACGGATTTATTTTTAACATTATAAATTGGGTGTTTGTCCTAAGTGACTGACATTGAAGGACAAGTTTTCTCACTGAACGCTCTGTAACTTCATGTTTTTACTATTTGTTTTTGATGTTCGACTGACCTGGTGATGAATTGTATCTCCGTAATATTTAAATCTATAGATAAGTCAATTTGAAAGTTGCTTTGATTATTTTTATAACAAAATAAAGATGAACACCCTGAAATAATTGATTGACTCGATAAAATTCACCTTGGTATAAGATTTATCGCATATGTGCAAAGTGTATTATTCAAAAACTTGCGCAGTTTTGAATGCGATAACAACAATGAACAAGAAGGCAAATATGAAAAAAGAATGGACACCTTTACTATTGATTATCCCATTCGGATATATATCGAGCGCTTCAGCGATTGAAACCAGTGCGTTTTATCCGGAAGAAGTCGAAATCCATTACAATCTTGGGCCTGCCGTCTGTAAAGCCGATTACAGACCGGTTACACGTGCAGAAGCATTGCGTTTCCGGGATTCGATCATGAATAAAATCGGTAAGTGGTCGTATGTCACGCTGGCTGATGGCTGGGTGATTATGGGGCCGGGTTATCAGGGGGAAATTAAAGAAGGGAGTGCTGAGCATACCGCTTGTTACCCGCTCAATGCCGACACCAACATTTTAACTTTCCCTTCTGTCACGATTGATGAAGGTTCGAAAGAGCGGGTTGAGTGGACGCTGGTGAACGATGCTGACAACTTCGTATTGCCGGCTGCCTATCTTGCGCATCATATGGGATACGCCTGGGTAGGCGGTCCGAAAGGCGCTCAGGTGGGTGAAGATATGAAAGTCTGGTGGGACAGTCAGGCCAATGTCTGGAAAATCCGCGGGAATGATGGCGCGTGTGAAGGCTATCGTTGTCAGGACAGGAGCACCATTTCGGTGAAAAACTTCTCGTACACCATGGATCCGAAGTCTTTCAAAGTTGATGGCTCTGTTGTGAACTCGAACAGCCAGCTGGTGAATACCATTTCGTCAACGGCGGTCAACAAAACCAGTATTGAACAACAGTACGTCATTGATATCAGCTACAACACCTCGACAAGCTGGTCACAAAACAACAGCTACAGCTTCAGTGAGAGCGTCGCGGTGACCAGTACGTTCAAGAGCCCGGAAGTGACCGGCGGGGTGGACAAGTCGATTCAGGTCACCATTGGCGCCACGCAAGGCTGGGGCAGTACCAGCGGCGGGGAAGAAAGTAACCGTGTGACGATTCAGGCCAGACCGACCGTGCCAGCAAACAGCGCGCTGAAAGTGCTGTTGAATGTATACCGTGCCGACATTTCTTACCCTTATGTGTTTGATGCAGATGTGTCTTACGAACTGGGCTTCGATGGCTTTATGCGCTGGTCGGGGAATGGCCTGTTGTGGCATCCGGAAGACAGACCTGATTTCAGTGCGACGTTCGCAATTGGCCGTTTTGCCGGAAATGAAAAGAGCCTTGAATTCCAGTGGGATCACCGTGATATCACCGGGATGAACAAAACCTGGGACTGGAACTGGATCGCGCAAACTGCGGGCTCTTATGACACCCGTTACTGGTTGGGTAAGGTGCTGTCGCCGAAGAAAGCCCGAATCAAAGGCCAGTTCTATGCTGAAGACCAATTCACCGGTGAGCTGTATTTTGAAGAAATCCCGTTGCCACAGGGAGACAGCAATATGGCAACGATGGAAAAAAGCATCAAAGATCAGTTGGAAGATGCGGGTCTGACGGATGTCCAGGTGAGTGTGAGAAAAGAAAACTCAGGCGTTTAATTGACATGATCTGAGTGAAACAATCAGCCGGAAACCCTGTGTGGTTTCCGGTTTTTTAGTTTTGCACTGGGATGACTGAACCAATCTGTTTCACGGCAAAGTAGATTCGGTGCTCACTGTGCGTTACCTGAATTTGTGTGAGACTGCCATTTGCGATATTCAGCGTTGAATACCATTTTGGATTTCGCCAGTCGAGTCCCAGAACATCTGCCAGAATCGCCCGGATGACACCACCGTGGGTAACGATCAGTAAATCGTTCCGATGGGTTGCGATGGTTTGCGCCCAGGTGGATTGAACCCGGCAGAAGAAATGATCCAGTGACTCAGCCTCCGGAAGAGGATGACTGGCCGGGTTGTCCCAAAATTGCTCCAATCGTTGCCAGGTCTGACTGTGCGGGGTTAGCGACTCAAATGGTTGGCCATCAAGTTCACCAAAGTCTATCTCCTGAAATCCGGACGCTGTGATCAAGGGGGTTGAACCGCGAAGTAACTCGGCCAGTGACTGGCAGCGGCGTAAGGGGGAGGTGATGATCACATCAAAGGGGATCGGTTGAGATTGTATCTGGCGACAGATGACGTGGTTGACGGTCTCGCTCACTGCTATGTCCGTGGTGCCATAGAGCGCTGGCGGGCCATTGACTTTCCCATGGCGAATCAGTGTCACCGTATAAGATTTCTCGCAAGTGTTCATGATGAAGCGCCTTTGAGCTGAAGTGGCAATCCGGCCGCAATCAGCGTGACTTCATTGGCTATCGCTGCGATTTTCTGATTCATCCGACCGGCATGATCCACAAAAGTGCGGCTGACTTCGCCCATCGGCACGACACCGAGTCCGACTTCGTTAGAAACGAAGATCAGTTGTGCCGGACACTGGCTGGCCGTTGCTGCCAGTTCAGCAATTCGGGCGGTTAACTGATCGTGGCTACAGGTTGTTCCGAGTTCGAAAATCAGATTATTGAGCCACAGGGTCAAGCATTCGATCAGCACAATGTCGTCAGCACGGAAGCTTTTCAGCAAAGCGGCTAATTCCAGCGGACATTCATGCTCAACCCAAACTGTGCCTCGCTGCTGCTGATGGTGCAGAATTCGCGCCTGCATTTCCTCATCGAATGCAGTGGCCGTTGCGACATAATGCAAAGTATGAGCCGGGGTCGATAATCCATGCGCCAGTTTTTCCGCATAGCTGGATTTGCCGGAACGGGCACCGCCCAGAATCAGGCGAATATTTGACGGGTCAGCCATGCATACCGCCTGTCGGATTCACTGAGGCAATGATGATCAGGTAGATCAGCAGTTCCATCAATTGTTGTGCAGCCCCCAGACAATCGCCGGTAAATCCGCCCAGTCTTGCATTCAGCCAGAACTTGAAGGCCATCCTGAAAATCACTGCACCCAGAATGAGCGGGAGCGTCAGTTGCGGGGTAAAAATCAGGCAGACCAGCACACCAGTGGCAATCAGAAAGAGTAATTCAGGCACCGTCTGGGCGTTGGCAATCGGCTTGCTTTTGCTGGTGTCACTCTCGCGGACATAGTGCATGTCAAAAATGAGAGTTGCAGCGACAGCCCGGCTGAGTGTATAGCCCACAATCAGTGCTGCGACCAGCCCGGTTTCTGTGGCCAGATAACTGAGCATGATGAATTTACCCAGCAACGCCATTACGAGCGTTGCCGCGCCATAGGTGCCGATCCGACTGTCTTTCATAATGGCCAGACGGCGTTCTGTCGTCATGCCGCCGCCGATGCCATCGGCCATATCTGTCAGGCCATCTTCATGAAAGGCACCAGTCAGCAGGAGACTGAACACCATCATCAGAAAAACAGCGATCTGGGGTGGAAACCAGTGAGCAGCCCAAGCGTACAGGAAGGCGCACAGCGCGCCCAATAACAGCCCGACCAGTGCAAAATATCGCCCGGCCCGGTTCATCCGTTCATCCGAGTAGGGCGTTGCCGCAGGGATCGGCAGGCGGCTGAAAAATGAAACCGCCAGACAAAATAGTTGCGCCTGATAACGAAGGTTGATCATTTACACCGTGACTCCGGCATCTGCAAAGCTGGCCATGTGATTGTAAAACTCAGCACTGGCGGCCAGCAGCGGGTAAGCAAGTGCTGCGCCTGTGCCTTCCCCCAAACGTAAACCCAGATCCAGTAACGGCTGTGCTTCCATTTCTGCCAGCACTTTCTGGTGGCCCTGTTCCTCAGAGCGGTGGGCAAAGATCATGATATCTCTTGCTTCCGGTTTGATGCGTGTTGCGATAAACGCGGCGACCGACACAATGAAACCATCAACCAGCACAGGCACACGCTGATCACTGGCCTGAAGAAACGCACCGACCATCTGCACAATCTCAAAACCGCCCAGTTC
The Photobacterium sp. GJ3 DNA segment above includes these coding regions:
- a CDS encoding metallophosphoesterase — translated: MSIIKQQIGVRTAAFLAVMAISGCNTQDDPTPEDKKGQVGVGHIVPAPVSEQPVVFTIYPYLQQPTAHSMAVLFETGDDSPEVWVRATDSEGEFLVVKPVQVDQTNLYSASIQGLVASTAYEYFIVSGGKGKKLSAVSNRYIFNTYPSAGESPLPFNVIAISDTQNNSTLGALNDIITKGVIPTVCQNQAEQCASEIAAITISGDIVNNGYDLLQWRRDFFDQLKAITPYVPLVAVPGNHDYYGNTELTNYRHFFQQPENGSVGYEERWYWLDYGNLRLVGLDSYPISKNHGQFQAEILGIQRQWLRELLVDTESNQDVDYVLSMFHHPCLSEMWLSGESIGSCEMVAEMEDFSRKTGKLTGHLFGHTHAYSRGQSMDTSHLWLNAATAAGYREKINDDNYYHNDTRDYDTFAISQSEFGFNLLTFNQDASPSMKLTRYSATVASKGGGFASLEDTFTVSDTLTMQTSVQAPDAPQVSEGHGNLGLNQLKLAISHSDPDTIYEVQWQLSKNSQFSEGVFDLWGNQTRSHNIWPMQDGTTQGKPVDTQAGADLTKVNLSDYSGKLKMGVDETYKWQKRSSEHSHDSYRDPFQGSSAPVLTLFPGTHGTGVPGFAMKTWDGLTGVIPQPCPSMRASQPHCL
- a CDS encoding LysE family translocator; protein product: MSEFHFLWPILALLTLGAMTPGPSFLLVAQCAMSQSRVHAIAVALGMGCGALVFALLASFGLVTLLTVVSELYLTFKILGGAYLCVLAYRIWKISDQPAPQTSPKHTEKHAGSWFVFGLTTQLCNPKTALVFSSVFAALLPADVPSGTPYVLSAGVFLSNFGWYACVAILLSTEKAQSVYLSFKKAFCRTAGGLLGIFGLKMIASAAQ
- a CDS encoding cupin domain-containing protein, with translation MNMKQPRQLANHCLRLRPDARIEELAIDETFWPRLMAGQLGDFHNEYLVSLYEFSENWPSSEIHPQGDEVVILLEGAAVFQLEQAEGIHAVELSQPGAYVFVPKGTWHTAKIQQYAKMLFITAGEDTQHRPHRDSP
- a CDS encoding aerolysin family beta-barrel pore-forming toxin; amino-acid sequence: MKKEWTPLLLIIPFGYISSASAIETSAFYPEEVEIHYNLGPAVCKADYRPVTRAEALRFRDSIMNKIGKWSYVTLADGWVIMGPGYQGEIKEGSAEHTACYPLNADTNILTFPSVTIDEGSKERVEWTLVNDADNFVLPAAYLAHHMGYAWVGGPKGAQVGEDMKVWWDSQANVWKIRGNDGACEGYRCQDRSTISVKNFSYTMDPKSFKVDGSVVNSNSQLVNTISSTAVNKTSIEQQYVIDISYNTSTSWSQNNSYSFSESVAVTSTFKSPEVTGGVDKSIQVTIGATQGWGSTSGGEESNRVTIQARPTVPANSALKVLLNVYRADISYPYVFDADVSYELGFDGFMRWSGNGLLWHPEDRPDFSATFAIGRFAGNEKSLEFQWDHRDITGMNKTWDWNWIAQTAGSYDTRYWLGKVLSPKKARIKGQFYAEDQFTGELYFEEIPLPQGDSNMATMEKSIKDQLEDAGLTDVQVSVRKENSGV
- a CDS encoding histidine phosphatase family protein, which encodes MNTCEKSYTVTLIRHGKVNGPPALYGTTDIAVSETVNHVICRQIQSQPIPFDVIITSPLRRCQSLAELLRGSTPLITASGFQEIDFGELDGQPFESLTPHSQTWQRLEQFWDNPASHPLPEAESLDHFFCRVQSTWAQTIATHRNDLLIVTHGGVIRAILADVLGLDWRNPKWYSTLNIANGSLTQIQVTHSEHRIYFAVKQIGSVIPVQN
- the cobU gene encoding bifunctional adenosylcobinamide kinase/adenosylcobinamide-phosphate guanylyltransferase, whose protein sequence is MADPSNIRLILGGARSGKSSYAEKLAHGLSTPAHTLHYVATATAFDEEMQARILHHQQQRGTVWVEHECPLELAALLKSFRADDIVLIECLTLWLNNLIFELGTTCSHDQLTARIAELAATASQCPAQLIFVSNEVGLGVVPMGEVSRTFVDHAGRMNQKIAAIANEVTLIAAGLPLQLKGASS
- a CDS encoding adenosylcobinamide-GDP ribazoletransferase; this translates as MINLRYQAQLFCLAVSFFSRLPIPAATPYSDERMNRAGRYFALVGLLLGALCAFLYAWAAHWFPPQIAVFLMMVFSLLLTGAFHEDGLTDMADGIGGGMTTERRLAIMKDSRIGTYGAATLVMALLGKFIMLSYLATETGLVAALIVGYTLSRAVAATLIFDMHYVRESDTSKSKPIANAQTVPELLFLIATGVLVCLIFTPQLTLPLILGAVIFRMAFKFWLNARLGGFTGDCLGAAQQLMELLIYLIIIASVNPTGGMHG